Below is a genomic region from Mesorhizobium sp..
TTGACGGGCAGGGCGGCAAGCGTGGCAACGTAGACGCGGGTTTTCATCGGACTCTCCGTCGTGTCGGAGGAACAACTCCGACCAGGGGCAACGGTTCCCGGCGCTACACCTCGTGCAGATAGAGGTGGTAATCCAGTTCGCTCACCGTGCGGGCGACGCGGAGATATTCGGACTGCTTGATCGCGGTGAAGGTGCGGTGCAGGTCCTCGCCCAGCGCCTCGCGCAGGAAGGCTGAGGACTTCGCCAGCTCGATCGCGGCGCGCCAGTCGACCGGCATGCTGGTCGCCGCGTCCGAGGCCTTTTCGTAGCCGTTGCCCTCGGTCATCGGGCCGGGATCGAGTTTCTCGTCCAGCCCCTTGACGATGCCGGCGAGCACGGTAGCGGCGACGAGGTATGGATTGGCGTCGACGCCGGACGGCCGGTGCTCGATGCGGCGGCTCCTGACGTCGCCCGCCGGCACGCGCAGCGCCACCGAGCGGTTGTTGACGCCCCAGGTCGGCGCGATCGGAGCATAGGACTGCGCCACGAAACGGCGCCAGGAATTGGCATGCGGCGCGAAGACCAGCATCGATTCCGCCATCGTCGCCGACAGGCCGCCCAGCGCCCGCAAGAGGTCGAGCGACCAGGTCTCGCCATTGGCCTCCGAGAAGACGTTGCGGCCGCTGCTGTCGCTCATCGAGACGTGCAGGTGCATGCCGGAGCCGGCATAGTCCTCGATGGGCTTGGCCATGAAGCAGGCGGTGACGCCGTGGCGGCGGGCGGCGGCGCGCACGATGCGCTTCAGCATGACGAGGTCGTCGGCGGCCTGCATGATGTCGGTGCGGTAGTGGAGAGTGAGCTCGTACTGCCCCGGCGCGTATTCGGAGATGACGGTCTCGGCGGGAATGTCCTGCGCCTTCGCCGCCGCGTAGATGTCGGAGAAGAGCGGCTCCATCCCGTGAAGGTGGTCGACCGAGTAGACTTCCGTCTTGGCAGAACGGCGGCCGTCGACCACCGCCGAAGCGGGCCGCACGCGCCCGTCTGCGTCGCGGTCGTTGGCGAGCAGGAAAAATTCCAGTTCGAACGCGCCGGCGGGCTTCAGCCCCATCGCATCCAGCCGTGCCACCTGGCGCGCGAGCGCGTGGCGCGGATCGGACGTCATCGGCGTGCCGTCGAGCAGGTACATCGACATCAGCACCTGGCCGCGGGGAGGCGAGGTGCCGTGCAGCGGCTGCAGCGTGCCGGGGATCGGCCAGGCGCGCAGGTCGCCGTCGCCGGAATCCCAGATCAGCCCGGTCTCGTGGACGTCCTCGCCGGTGATGTCGAGGCCGAGCACCGAGATCGGCATATGCCGGCCGCCTTCAAAGAGCGGCATCAGTTCGTGGCGGCGGATGATCTTGCCGCGGCCGACGCCGTTGGCATCGGTGAGCACAATGTCGATCGCCTCGATCTCCGGGTGGCCGACGAGAAAGGCCTGGGCTTCGGCGGGCGTGGAGCCGGAAGGGGAGGTCATGTCGTTGTTGCTTTCTGGGGGATGCGCGCCCCCTCCACCATGCTGCGCATGGTCCCCCTCCCCCGCTTCGCAGGGGAGGATACGCGCTCAGATCCTCCCCCGTTTACGGGGGAGGGGGACCGCCGAAGGCGGTGGAGGGGGCGTGGATGCAACAGCTTCACCCCGCCAGCTCCTCGCAAATCTCCCCGAACGCCTTCATCAGCCGGTCGACCTGCTTCTTCTTCATCGCGGGCGAGACCAGCATCATGTTGTGGAACGGCGCGATCAGACAGCCGCGGTTGACAAGGCCGACATGGATCGCGGCTTCCAGCGCCGGCGCGTGGGCAGCTTCGGCCTCCGCGCCGTTCCTCAGCGGTCCGGGCGCGCAGATGAACTCGACGCGGGCGCCGACGCGGGCGACATGCCAGGGCAGTTTCGCCTCAGCGATTGCCTCGGACAGGCCGTTGGCGAGGCGCGCCGCGAGCTTTTCCATGTGGCGGTAGTTCTTTTCCGTCATCACCTCGGTCAGCGTCGCCTTCATGCAGGCGAACTGGAGCGGATTGGCCGACAGCGTCGTGCCGATGCCGGAATAGCCCGCCGGCTTCTGGCGGGTGTAGTCGCGGTAGCGCTCGGCGACGCCCGCCGACAGCCCCCAGACGCTCGCCGGCACGCCGCCGGCGATCGGCTTGCCGAGTACGAAGATGTCCGGGTCGAGATCGTGAACGCGCGCATAGCCCCCGCGGCCGCTGGAGATGGTGTGCGTCTCGTCGATCAGCAGCAGCGTGCCGGTCTCGCGGGTGATGCGGCGCAGCTCGGCATGGTAGCCCGGGTCGGGCAGGACCATGCAGGAATTGGTCAGCACCGGCTCGGCGATGACGCAGGCGACGTCACGTGTAGCGAGCGCCGCCTCGAGTGCGGCGACATCGTTGAACTCGACGACCTTGGTGTCATCGGTCAGGTCGCGGAACTGGCCGGAGAGGCCGGGCTTGTTGACCGGCCTGCCGTCCTCCAGCTTGACGAAGGTCTCCTCGACTGCGCCGTGATAGCAGCCGTTGAAGACGAGGATCTTCGACCTTCCCGTAACGGCGCGGGCGACGCGCAGCGCGAAGCGGTTGGCGTCCGACGCGGTCGTGGCGATCTGCCACTGAGGCAGGCCGAACATCGCCGTCAGCAGATGGCCGAGCTCCATCGCGTCCTCGGACGGCAGCATGTAGGTCAGGCCGCGCCGCGCCTGGCGGCGGATGGCGCGCGCGACCGGCGGCGGCGAATGGCCGAACATCGAGCCTGTGTCGCCCAGGCAGAAATCGTCGAGGTCGATGCCGTCGATGTCGGTGATGGTGGCGCCCGAGGCCTTTTCGACGATCATCGGGAAGGGCATCGGCCAGTCGAGCATCCAGTGCATCGGCACGCCGTCGAGAAATCCCGCCACGCCGTCGGCGAAGCGCTTCTTCGACTTGGGGCGTGCCTTGGCATAGGCTCGCGCCTCGCGGTCGCGCAGGTTGGCGATGCGAGAGAGGGCGACGCCGCCCTCGGTCTTTCCATCGGTGTCACTCACGT
It encodes:
- a CDS encoding glutamine synthetase family protein; protein product: MTSPSGSTPAEAQAFLVGHPEIEAIDIVLTDANGVGRGKIIRRHELMPLFEGGRHMPISVLGLDITGEDVHETGLIWDSGDGDLRAWPIPGTLQPLHGTSPPRGQVLMSMYLLDGTPMTSDPRHALARQVARLDAMGLKPAGAFELEFFLLANDRDADGRVRPASAVVDGRRSAKTEVYSVDHLHGMEPLFSDIYAAAKAQDIPAETVISEYAPGQYELTLHYRTDIMQAADDLVMLKRIVRAAARRHGVTACFMAKPIEDYAGSGMHLHVSMSDSSGRNVFSEANGETWSLDLLRALGGLSATMAESMLVFAPHANSWRRFVAQSYAPIAPTWGVNNRSVALRVPAGDVRSRRIEHRPSGVDANPYLVAATVLAGIVKGLDEKLDPGPMTEGNGYEKASDAATSMPVDWRAAIELAKSSAFLREALGEDLHRTFTAIKQSEYLRVARTVSELDYHLYLHEV
- a CDS encoding aspartate aminotransferase family protein, which translates into the protein MSDTDGKTEGGVALSRIANLRDREARAYAKARPKSKKRFADGVAGFLDGVPMHWMLDWPMPFPMIVEKASGATITDIDGIDLDDFCLGDTGSMFGHSPPPVARAIRRQARRGLTYMLPSEDAMELGHLLTAMFGLPQWQIATTASDANRFALRVARAVTGRSKILVFNGCYHGAVEETFVKLEDGRPVNKPGLSGQFRDLTDDTKVVEFNDVAALEAALATRDVACVIAEPVLTNSCMVLPDPGYHAELRRITRETGTLLLIDETHTISSGRGGYARVHDLDPDIFVLGKPIAGGVPASVWGLSAGVAERYRDYTRQKPAGYSGIGTTLSANPLQFACMKATLTEVMTEKNYRHMEKLAARLANGLSEAIAEAKLPWHVARVGARVEFICAPGPLRNGAEAEAAHAPALEAAIHVGLVNRGCLIAPFHNMMLVSPAMKKKQVDRLMKAFGEICEELAG